One Actinospica robiniae DSM 44927 genomic region harbors:
- a CDS encoding ATP-binding protein, translated as MSPAARTHSLWSRLGRSLRELAPVARFHETVLHHRFLVWTREFTRDLWGRLKEICYPVVMVLRGTRRAAGRLRKWYAGGNKERRRIEVLVALALIAGLAVAPFGPVVLALGYLAGAGWLGRDTSHKSADPESADHIARLQAVYNGLVPYLHDEHDPDQHFRPGGGYRDAFTEWSFDESDRLTSFKIDYSEYVRDGEAEYRAKVERAIEGKVGRTNEFLYDWDEEGNHLYVRVLPPLSAGLCAQQWPVAEIEYVLGITDPDSAGRLIPVVLPDDPALPAPAPVSARGRVLPEGWHTALVAPVIWRIGSPCPNPHLLLVGEPGTGKTNVLRALIGQALARRQQIAVIDIEQTEGYEDLRDRPGVRGVVEDPAQALELLDWVGLECERRAERKRSAAAAAVAAVEKADTTDIPVIRAPGDGAPGDQDVIEHAQALWLCIDGLPELLDAAARLGRTDVEDLLATLARKARYADVLLLVTARTDRVVGLRAALRSQLTVRAAIGSVDSAVSTALFGGTLELGGSKQLPPGRGYVRVGGTGPVIRLQSPYVAPGSIAHAKPVEVVATVGTEPAEAPTPEPAAD; from the coding sequence GTGTCGCCCGCCGCCCGCACGCACTCGCTGTGGTCCAGACTCGGCCGCAGCCTGCGCGAGCTCGCCCCCGTCGCCCGGTTCCATGAGACCGTGCTGCACCACCGGTTCCTGGTCTGGACAAGGGAGTTCACCAGGGACTTGTGGGGCCGGCTCAAGGAGATCTGCTACCCGGTCGTCATGGTGCTGCGCGGCACCCGCCGCGCCGCCGGCCGGCTGCGCAAGTGGTACGCCGGCGGCAACAAGGAGCGGCGGCGCATCGAGGTCCTGGTGGCCCTCGCGCTGATCGCGGGCCTGGCCGTCGCGCCGTTCGGGCCGGTCGTCCTCGCCCTCGGCTACCTCGCCGGGGCCGGCTGGCTCGGCCGGGACACCTCGCACAAGAGCGCCGATCCGGAGTCGGCCGACCACATCGCCCGGCTCCAGGCGGTCTACAACGGCCTGGTGCCCTACCTGCACGACGAGCACGACCCGGACCAGCACTTCCGTCCGGGCGGCGGCTACCGAGACGCCTTCACCGAATGGAGCTTCGACGAGTCCGACCGGCTCACCAGCTTCAAGATTGACTACTCCGAGTACGTCCGGGACGGCGAGGCCGAGTACCGGGCGAAGGTGGAGCGGGCGATCGAGGGCAAGGTCGGGCGGACCAACGAGTTCCTCTACGACTGGGACGAGGAGGGCAACCACCTCTACGTCCGGGTCCTGCCGCCGCTGTCCGCCGGACTGTGCGCCCAGCAGTGGCCGGTCGCCGAGATCGAATACGTGCTCGGCATCACCGACCCCGACTCGGCCGGCCGGCTGATCCCGGTCGTGCTGCCGGACGATCCGGCCCTGCCCGCCCCGGCCCCCGTCTCGGCCCGGGGTCGGGTGCTGCCCGAAGGCTGGCACACCGCACTGGTGGCGCCGGTGATCTGGCGGATCGGCTCGCCCTGCCCCAACCCGCATCTGCTGCTGGTCGGCGAGCCGGGCACCGGCAAGACCAACGTGCTGCGGGCCCTGATCGGCCAGGCGCTGGCACGCCGGCAGCAGATCGCCGTCATCGACATCGAACAGACCGAGGGCTACGAGGACCTGCGCGACCGTCCGGGCGTGCGCGGAGTCGTCGAGGACCCGGCGCAGGCGCTGGAGCTGCTGGACTGGGTCGGCCTGGAGTGCGAGCGCCGGGCCGAGCGCAAGCGGTCCGCCGCGGCGGCGGCGGTGGCCGCGGTGGAGAAAGCCGACACCACCGACATCCCGGTGATCCGCGCCCCGGGCGACGGCGCGCCGGGCGACCAGGACGTGATCGAGCACGCCCAGGCGCTGTGGCTGTGCATCGACGGACTGCCGGAGCTGCTGGACGCGGCCGCCCGGCTGGGCCGCACCGACGTGGAGGACCTGCTCGCCACGCTGGCCCGCAAGGCCCGGTACGCCGACGTGCTGCTGCTGGTCACAGCCCGGACCGACCGCGTGGTGGGCCTGCGTGCGGCGCTGCGCTCGCAGCTGACCGTGCGGGCGGCCATAGGGTCGGTGGACTCGGCCGTCTCGACCGCGCTGTTCGGCGGGACGCTGGAGCTCGGCGGCTCCAAGCAGCTGCCGCCGGGGCGCGGCTACGTGCGGGTCGGCGGCACCGGCCCGGTCATCCGGCTCCAGTCGCCCTACGTGGCGCCGGGCTCGATCGCGCACGCCAAACCGGTGGAGGTGGTGGCGACGGTGGGTACCGAGCCGGCCGAGGCGCCGACCCCGGAGCCGGCCGCGGACTGA
- a CDS encoding GGDEF domain-containing protein, whose amino-acid sequence MEGHIPLSALRPMYRALAAVNAAIGLDETLQAIADGVAACTPFQHVAVNVVRPGGDLEVTNIAGPETLREMMVGKLIPGDVMKRAMEDAEEWGRLHFLRSFDVFLEENVTVHTTESLPAGSTDPEEWLADYGLMAPMFGPGQELVGVISVDVPSDGRMPRAWVLEVLEAFSEQAAIAIVNANRHEAATARMQRLEREREALRKDIAQRQAHEADLRHQARHDPLTGLANSTELRERLADLVADQVPLAVYFCDLDLFKTVNDNFGHAIGDMVLRHVADRLRNAVRGGDIVARLGGDEFVVVAVDVGRAEAYALLDRLDQAFAHPVTVDGHPPQLVGASLGIAYDPGVEQADLVANERAEELLSAADSKMYARKRSRAAISRLTAQAWPQQ is encoded by the coding sequence TCGAGCCCTGGCCGCGGTCAACGCGGCGATCGGCCTGGACGAGACCCTGCAGGCCATCGCGGACGGCGTGGCCGCCTGCACGCCGTTCCAGCACGTCGCGGTGAACGTGGTGCGCCCCGGCGGCGACCTCGAGGTCACCAACATCGCCGGTCCGGAGACCCTGCGCGAGATGATGGTGGGCAAGCTCATCCCGGGCGACGTGATGAAACGCGCCATGGAGGACGCCGAGGAATGGGGCCGGCTCCATTTCCTGCGCAGCTTCGACGTCTTCCTCGAGGAGAACGTCACCGTCCACACCACCGAGTCCCTGCCCGCCGGGAGTACCGACCCGGAGGAGTGGCTCGCCGACTACGGCCTGATGGCGCCCATGTTCGGCCCCGGCCAGGAGCTGGTCGGGGTCATCTCGGTGGACGTCCCCTCCGACGGCCGGATGCCGCGGGCCTGGGTGCTCGAGGTGCTCGAGGCATTCTCCGAGCAGGCCGCCATCGCGATCGTCAACGCCAACCGGCACGAGGCCGCCACCGCCCGGATGCAGCGGTTGGAGCGCGAGCGCGAGGCGCTGCGCAAGGACATAGCCCAACGTCAGGCGCATGAAGCCGATCTGCGCCACCAGGCCAGGCACGACCCGCTCACCGGGCTCGCCAACTCCACCGAACTGCGCGAGCGCCTCGCCGACCTGGTCGCCGACCAGGTTCCGCTGGCGGTGTACTTCTGCGACCTGGACCTGTTCAAGACCGTCAACGACAACTTCGGCCACGCGATCGGCGACATGGTGTTGCGGCACGTCGCGGACCGGCTGCGCAACGCCGTGCGTGGCGGCGACATCGTAGCCCGGCTCGGCGGGGACGAGTTCGTCGTGGTGGCGGTGGACGTGGGCCGGGCCGAGGCCTACGCCCTGCTCGACCGGTTGGACCAGGCCTTCGCCCATCCGGTCACCGTCGACGGTCATCCGCCGCAGCTGGTCGGCGCCTCGCTCGGCATCGCCTACGACCCCGGCGTGGAGCAGGCAGATCTGGTGGCCAACGAGCGGGCCGAGGAGCTGCTGAGCGCCGCGGACAGCAAGATGTACGCCAGGAAACGGTCCCGCGCGGCGATCAGCCGGCTCACCGCCCAGGCCTGGCCGCAGCAGTAG